In Hippocampus zosterae strain Florida chromosome 3, ASM2543408v3, whole genome shotgun sequence, a genomic segment contains:
- the kif23 gene encoding kinesin-like protein KIF23 isoform X1, translating into MTKPAKSKTPRRLPLKKTSNQKDPVGVYCRVRPLGREDEECCIEVISSSTIQLHAPEGFKVNRNGEYKETQYSFKKVFGVLVSQTELFESVAKPLVDDLIHGRNGLLFTYGVTGSGKTFTMTGSPGLGGLLPRSLDMLFNSIGPFQAKRYVFKSDDKNGIEVQNEVDALLERQRRENVCIPKTASSRQKVDPEIADMIKLAEACKADDVDEDSSYSVFVSYIEIYNNYIYDLLEENQEDAIRPKWNGGGTPMRQNTEFMPPQSKILREDQNHNMYVAGCMEVEVKSAEEAFQVFWKGQKRRKVANTRLNRESSRSHSVFIIKLAQAPLDADGDGILQNQVAVSQLCLVDLAGSERTGRTGAEGTRIREAGNINQSLLTLRTCIEVLRENQMCGTNRMVPYRDSKVTHVFKNYFDGEGKVKMIVCVNPKADDYEETLLVMRFAEMTQEVEVARPMDRPICGFTPGRRNRNQAFKDELSRKLEERGGPIDRDVPSVLNLAMHSLPPIPTAEVTDAHDDITFPRLIEALQNRHRIRQTMLEDYNKAANTMTSLLQKLDSNINSKENYIHEQNGKLLEKDKIIQSNKAEIERLEKKTKMLEHKIDILQKTTKIYEDDKRSLQHELETGAQRLQRELSEKRRMEQRMQGAVTDTQHKWEKECERRVNAMQQQMQNKLWVKDEKLKQLKAIVTEGKTSGRPEPPPRQTQPKPPPPREERAPLPAKRSASPSPMTSTPVRPLHRRSRSAGGEKWVDHKPSSSLDLGTVLQPIIPNAIKVSAPNEKALSKCDRYVLTHQEVASDGEIQTQLIKGDVMKTRGGGQAVQFTDIETLKQQLTTIECRKRKSSEGDSGNQNGGSVADVEKRCAVAMEMKAGSTMGPGLEHHCITKRRKP; encoded by the exons ATGACCAAACCAGC AAAATCCAAAACCCCCCGCCGTCTGcctctaaaaaaaacaagcaaccaGAAAGATCCTGTTGGG GTTTACTGTCGTGTGCGACCACTTGGCCGAGAAGACGAAGAATGTTGCATCGAGGTAATCAGCAGCAGCACCATCCAGCTGCATGCGCCAGAAGGCTTCAAAGTAAACCGCAATGGAGAATACAAAGAG ACACAGTACTCCTTCAAAAAAGTCTTTGGAGTATTAGTATCTCAAACCGAGCTGTTCGAGAGTGTTGCCAAACCTCTCGTTGATGACCTCATCCATGGAAGAAATG GCTTGCTCTTTACATATGGCGTGACGGGAAGTGGGAAGACATTTACCATGACTGGCTCTCCGGGGCTGGGTGGACTTCTGCCTCGCTCTCTGGACATGCTCTTCAACAGCATTGGGCCCTTCCAGGCCAAAAGATAT GTCTTTAAGTCAGACGATAAAAATGGCATTGAGGTGCAGAATGAAGTCGATGCCCTGCTGGAGAGGCAAAGGCGCGAAAATGTTTGCATTCCGAAAACGGCCTCGTCCAG ACAGAAGGTGGATCCCGAAATTGCCGATATGATCAAGCTGGCGGAGGCGTGCAAAGCAGATGACGTGGATGAGGACAGCAGCTACAGCGTCTTTGTGTCCTACATCGAAATCTACAACAACTACATCTATGATCTTCTCGAGGAAAACCAGGAGGATGCAATCAGGCCAAA GTGGAATGGTGGAGGCACACCCATGCGTCAGAACACTGAGTTCAT GCCGCCTCAGTCTAAAATTCTCAGAGAGGACCAGAACCACAACATGTACGTTGCAGGTTGTATGGAGGTGGAAGTCAAATCTGCTGAGGAAGCGTTTCAGGTGTTTTGGAAAG gtcagaagaggaggaaggtTGCAAACACCCGGCTGAACCGCGAGTCCAGTCGATCCCACAGCGTGTTCATCATTAAACTTGCGCAGGCTCCTCTGGACGCGGACGGCGACGGCATCCTGCAG AACCAAGTGGCTGTCAGCCAGCTGTGTCTGGTGGACTTGGCGGGAAGTGAGCGAACTGGCAGAACTGGAGCCGAGGGCACTCGCATACGTGAAGCAG GGAACATCAACCAATCTCTGCTGACTCTGCGGACATGTATCGAGGTCCTGCGGGAAAACCAGATGTGTGGGACAAACAGG ATGGTTCCCTACAGAGACTCCAAAGTCACCCATGTTTTCAAAAACTATTTTGATGGAGAAGGCAAAGTCAAAATGATTGTGTGTGTCAACCCAAAGGCTGATGACTACGAAGAAACCTTG CTGGTGATGCGCTTTGCAGAAATGACACAGGAAGTGGAAGTCGCTCGGCCAATGGATCGACCTATCTGCGGCTTCACGCCGGGCCGCCGCAATAGAAACCAGGCATTCAAAGACGAGCTGTCTCGCAAGTTGGAGGAGCGCGGCGGTCCAATAGACAGAG ACGTACCTTCCGTTTTGAACTTGGCGATGCACAGCCTCCCCCCTATCCCCACTGCCGAGGTGACAGATGCTCACGATGATATCACCTTCCCAAGGCTGATTGAGGCGCTCCAGAACAGGCACAGAATCAGACAGACCATGCTAGAAGACTACAACAAAGCAG CCAACACGATGACATCCCTCCTCCAAAAGCTTGACAGCAATATTAATTCCAAAGAGAATTATATTCACGAGCAGAACGGCAAGCTTTTGGAGAAGGACAAGATCATCCAAAGCAACAAGGCAGAAATTGAGCGGCTGGAGAAAAAAACTAAGATGCTTGAGCATAAG ATTGACATCCTTCAGAAAACCACCAAAATCTATGAGGATGACAAGCGTTCCCTGCAGCACGAATTGGAAACGGGGGCGCAGAGGCTGCAGCGAGAGCTGTCGGAGAAGAGACGCATGGAGCAGCGCATGCAAGGCGCCGTCACGGACACGCAGCACAAGTGGGAAAAAGAATGC GAACGGCGCGTGAACGCAATGCAACAGCAGATGCAGAACAAACTGTGGGTGAAAGACGAGAAGCTGAAGCAGCTGAAAGCCATCGTGACCGAAGGCAAGACGTCGGGTCGCCCCGAGCCGCCGCCGCGTCAGACGCAACCGAAGCCGCCGCCCCCCAGGGAGGAGCGAGCCCCCTTGCCCGCAAAAAGATCTGCTTCGCCCTCACCAATG ACGTCGACGCCGGTTCGACCTCTGCACCGACGATCCCGCTCGGCAGGTGGGGAGAAGTGGGTGGACCACAAGCCCTCCTCCAGCCTGGACCTGGGAACGGTGCTGCAGCCCATCATCCCGAACGCCATCAAAGTGTCTGCTCCCAATGAGAAGGCGCTGTCCAAGTGCGACAGATATGTGTTGACGCACCAGGAAGTTGCCTCCGACGGCGAGATACAGACCCAACTTATTAAG GGTGATGTGATGAAAACCAGAGGAGGAGGACAGGCTGTCCAATTCACTGACATTGAGACATTGAAACAGCAACTCACCACGATTGAATG TCGCAAGAGGAAATCTTCAGAAGGAGATAGCGGAAACCAAAACGGTGGATCTGTGGCCGATGTGGAGAAGAGG TGTGCCGTAGCTATGGAGATGAAGGCTGGCTCCACAATGGGACCTGGTCTTGAGCATCATTGTATCACGAA GCGCAGAAAACCCTGA
- the kif23 gene encoding kinesin-like protein KIF23 isoform X2, with protein MTKPAKSKTPRRLPLKKTSNQKDPVGVYCRVRPLGREDEECCIEVISSSTIQLHAPEGFKVNRNGEYKETQYSFKKVFGVLVSQTELFESVAKPLVDDLIHGRNGLLFTYGVTGSGKTFTMTGSPGLGGLLPRSLDMLFNSIGPFQAKRYVFKSDDKNGIEVQNEVDALLERQRRENVCIPKTASSRQKVDPEIADMIKLAEACKADDVDEDSSYSVFVSYIEIYNNYIYDLLEENQEDAIRPKPPQSKILREDQNHNMYVAGCMEVEVKSAEEAFQVFWKGQKRRKVANTRLNRESSRSHSVFIIKLAQAPLDADGDGILQNQVAVSQLCLVDLAGSERTGRTGAEGTRIREAGNINQSLLTLRTCIEVLRENQMCGTNRMVPYRDSKVTHVFKNYFDGEGKVKMIVCVNPKADDYEETLLVMRFAEMTQEVEVARPMDRPICGFTPGRRNRNQAFKDELSRKLEERGGPIDRDVPSVLNLAMHSLPPIPTAEVTDAHDDITFPRLIEALQNRHRIRQTMLEDYNKAANTMTSLLQKLDSNINSKENYIHEQNGKLLEKDKIIQSNKAEIERLEKKTKMLEHKIDILQKTTKIYEDDKRSLQHELETGAQRLQRELSEKRRMEQRMQGAVTDTQHKWEKECERRVNAMQQQMQNKLWVKDEKLKQLKAIVTEGKTSGRPEPPPRQTQPKPPPPREERAPLPAKRSASPSPMTSTPVRPLHRRSRSAGGEKWVDHKPSSSLDLGTVLQPIIPNAIKVSAPNEKALSKCDRYVLTHQEVASDGEIQTQLIKGDVMKTRGGGQAVQFTDIETLKQQLTTIECRKRKSSEGDSGNQNGGSVADVEKRCAVAMEMKAGSTMGPGLEHHCITKRRKP; from the exons ATGACCAAACCAGC AAAATCCAAAACCCCCCGCCGTCTGcctctaaaaaaaacaagcaaccaGAAAGATCCTGTTGGG GTTTACTGTCGTGTGCGACCACTTGGCCGAGAAGACGAAGAATGTTGCATCGAGGTAATCAGCAGCAGCACCATCCAGCTGCATGCGCCAGAAGGCTTCAAAGTAAACCGCAATGGAGAATACAAAGAG ACACAGTACTCCTTCAAAAAAGTCTTTGGAGTATTAGTATCTCAAACCGAGCTGTTCGAGAGTGTTGCCAAACCTCTCGTTGATGACCTCATCCATGGAAGAAATG GCTTGCTCTTTACATATGGCGTGACGGGAAGTGGGAAGACATTTACCATGACTGGCTCTCCGGGGCTGGGTGGACTTCTGCCTCGCTCTCTGGACATGCTCTTCAACAGCATTGGGCCCTTCCAGGCCAAAAGATAT GTCTTTAAGTCAGACGATAAAAATGGCATTGAGGTGCAGAATGAAGTCGATGCCCTGCTGGAGAGGCAAAGGCGCGAAAATGTTTGCATTCCGAAAACGGCCTCGTCCAG ACAGAAGGTGGATCCCGAAATTGCCGATATGATCAAGCTGGCGGAGGCGTGCAAAGCAGATGACGTGGATGAGGACAGCAGCTACAGCGTCTTTGTGTCCTACATCGAAATCTACAACAACTACATCTATGATCTTCTCGAGGAAAACCAGGAGGATGCAATCAGGCCAAA GCCGCCTCAGTCTAAAATTCTCAGAGAGGACCAGAACCACAACATGTACGTTGCAGGTTGTATGGAGGTGGAAGTCAAATCTGCTGAGGAAGCGTTTCAGGTGTTTTGGAAAG gtcagaagaggaggaaggtTGCAAACACCCGGCTGAACCGCGAGTCCAGTCGATCCCACAGCGTGTTCATCATTAAACTTGCGCAGGCTCCTCTGGACGCGGACGGCGACGGCATCCTGCAG AACCAAGTGGCTGTCAGCCAGCTGTGTCTGGTGGACTTGGCGGGAAGTGAGCGAACTGGCAGAACTGGAGCCGAGGGCACTCGCATACGTGAAGCAG GGAACATCAACCAATCTCTGCTGACTCTGCGGACATGTATCGAGGTCCTGCGGGAAAACCAGATGTGTGGGACAAACAGG ATGGTTCCCTACAGAGACTCCAAAGTCACCCATGTTTTCAAAAACTATTTTGATGGAGAAGGCAAAGTCAAAATGATTGTGTGTGTCAACCCAAAGGCTGATGACTACGAAGAAACCTTG CTGGTGATGCGCTTTGCAGAAATGACACAGGAAGTGGAAGTCGCTCGGCCAATGGATCGACCTATCTGCGGCTTCACGCCGGGCCGCCGCAATAGAAACCAGGCATTCAAAGACGAGCTGTCTCGCAAGTTGGAGGAGCGCGGCGGTCCAATAGACAGAG ACGTACCTTCCGTTTTGAACTTGGCGATGCACAGCCTCCCCCCTATCCCCACTGCCGAGGTGACAGATGCTCACGATGATATCACCTTCCCAAGGCTGATTGAGGCGCTCCAGAACAGGCACAGAATCAGACAGACCATGCTAGAAGACTACAACAAAGCAG CCAACACGATGACATCCCTCCTCCAAAAGCTTGACAGCAATATTAATTCCAAAGAGAATTATATTCACGAGCAGAACGGCAAGCTTTTGGAGAAGGACAAGATCATCCAAAGCAACAAGGCAGAAATTGAGCGGCTGGAGAAAAAAACTAAGATGCTTGAGCATAAG ATTGACATCCTTCAGAAAACCACCAAAATCTATGAGGATGACAAGCGTTCCCTGCAGCACGAATTGGAAACGGGGGCGCAGAGGCTGCAGCGAGAGCTGTCGGAGAAGAGACGCATGGAGCAGCGCATGCAAGGCGCCGTCACGGACACGCAGCACAAGTGGGAAAAAGAATGC GAACGGCGCGTGAACGCAATGCAACAGCAGATGCAGAACAAACTGTGGGTGAAAGACGAGAAGCTGAAGCAGCTGAAAGCCATCGTGACCGAAGGCAAGACGTCGGGTCGCCCCGAGCCGCCGCCGCGTCAGACGCAACCGAAGCCGCCGCCCCCCAGGGAGGAGCGAGCCCCCTTGCCCGCAAAAAGATCTGCTTCGCCCTCACCAATG ACGTCGACGCCGGTTCGACCTCTGCACCGACGATCCCGCTCGGCAGGTGGGGAGAAGTGGGTGGACCACAAGCCCTCCTCCAGCCTGGACCTGGGAACGGTGCTGCAGCCCATCATCCCGAACGCCATCAAAGTGTCTGCTCCCAATGAGAAGGCGCTGTCCAAGTGCGACAGATATGTGTTGACGCACCAGGAAGTTGCCTCCGACGGCGAGATACAGACCCAACTTATTAAG GGTGATGTGATGAAAACCAGAGGAGGAGGACAGGCTGTCCAATTCACTGACATTGAGACATTGAAACAGCAACTCACCACGATTGAATG TCGCAAGAGGAAATCTTCAGAAGGAGATAGCGGAAACCAAAACGGTGGATCTGTGGCCGATGTGGAGAAGAGG TGTGCCGTAGCTATGGAGATGAAGGCTGGCTCCACAATGGGACCTGGTCTTGAGCATCATTGTATCACGAA GCGCAGAAAACCCTGA